A part of Streptomyces sp. DSM 40750 genomic DNA contains:
- a CDS encoding pyridoxamine 5'-phosphate oxidase family protein, with protein sequence MTAVDSHSSGPRSAKQRKREALERLVRDNDVWVGTADATGEPCLVPLAFWWDGETVWLSTRDTNPTGRNLCASGRVRLCFGHSRDVVLVHGIARMLTREELPAEVGDAFAAKDGWDPRKDHPSYVFFQVTPQVLQAWGTVPEMDGRTLMRDGKWLV encoded by the coding sequence ATGACGGCAGTTGACTCTCACTCCAGCGGACCCCGTAGCGCGAAGCAGCGCAAGCGCGAGGCGCTTGAACGTCTCGTGCGGGACAACGACGTATGGGTCGGCACAGCCGACGCTACGGGCGAGCCGTGCCTCGTTCCACTGGCCTTCTGGTGGGATGGCGAAACGGTGTGGCTGTCCACCCGCGACACCAACCCGACTGGGCGCAACCTGTGTGCCTCGGGGCGGGTCCGGCTCTGCTTCGGCCATAGCCGGGACGTGGTCCTGGTCCACGGCATTGCGCGCATGCTGACCCGCGAGGAGCTTCCGGCCGAGGTAGGTGACGCCTTCGCCGCCAAGGATGGCTGGGACCCTCGCAAGGATCATCCCTCGTACGTCTTCTTCCAGGTCACCCCGCAAGTGCTGCAGGCGTGGGGAACGGTTCCCGAGATGGACGGACGGACCCTGATGCGCGACGGGAAGTGGCTGGTCTAG
- a CDS encoding DUF1772 domain-containing protein produces MMKYARFASLVCAGLFAGFLTAVLVLELSLRGFDSTVYTQVRLVELDSLDKLAVATLLPALIATAVLVYQTYRTDTRWLTVAALALLVFVLGLTLIVNLPINSGQLHWNAQSPPSNWTDVRDRWQIAHAVRTVAAVLAFAVLALAAPLSRTRRSSPPNTSTRRDRLRA; encoded by the coding sequence ATGATGAAGTACGCCCGCTTCGCCAGCCTCGTATGCGCGGGGCTGTTCGCCGGATTCCTCACGGCAGTCCTCGTCCTGGAACTCTCGCTGCGCGGCTTCGACAGCACCGTCTACACGCAGGTCCGGCTGGTCGAACTCGACTCCCTCGACAAACTCGCCGTCGCCACACTCCTGCCGGCGCTGATCGCCACAGCGGTACTGGTCTACCAGACCTACCGAACAGACACCCGATGGTTGACCGTGGCCGCACTCGCCCTCCTGGTCTTCGTTCTCGGCCTCACGCTCATCGTCAACCTGCCCATCAACTCCGGCCAGTTGCACTGGAACGCCCAGTCCCCGCCCTCCAACTGGACCGACGTACGGGACCGCTGGCAGATAGCCCACGCCGTCCGGACGGTGGCCGCGGTTCTCGCCTTCGCGGTCCTCGCCCTTGCGGCGCCGCTGTCTCGTACACGTCGTTCAAGCCCGCCGAACACCTCGACGCGAAGGGATCGGCTGCGCGCTTGA
- a CDS encoding NAD(P)-dependent oxidoreductase: MKLTIVAATGGIGRHLVEQAVADGHDVTAVARRPRELPGGVRTVAVDLTRPDMRTLAAAVRGADVVLSALGPRNPRADAGITSRGTRAIVAAMQAEHVRRIIIVSAAPVGPVPVPGRPTPPRHDPGDGFFMRYLGVPLTRAMFGRHYADLAVTEQILRDSGLEWTVSRPPKLTDKPLTGRYRTAWNRNIRGGFSVSRADVAHHMLAMVNQPDTIEQVVGIAN; the protein is encoded by the coding sequence ATGAAACTCACGATCGTGGCCGCCACCGGCGGTATCGGACGGCACCTGGTCGAGCAGGCGGTGGCCGACGGGCATGACGTGACCGCCGTGGCCCGCCGTCCACGGGAGCTGCCGGGCGGCGTCCGGACGGTCGCCGTCGACCTCACCCGCCCCGACATGCGGACGCTCGCCGCGGCGGTACGCGGCGCCGACGTCGTACTGTCCGCGCTCGGCCCGCGAAACCCGCGCGCGGACGCGGGCATCACCTCGCGCGGCACCCGCGCGATCGTCGCGGCGATGCAGGCCGAGCACGTCCGGCGGATCATCATCGTCAGCGCCGCACCCGTCGGACCGGTGCCGGTGCCGGGCCGGCCGACGCCCCCCAGGCACGATCCCGGCGACGGCTTCTTCATGCGCTACCTGGGAGTCCCGTTGACCCGGGCGATGTTCGGCCGGCACTACGCCGACCTCGCCGTCACCGAGCAGATCCTGCGCGACAGCGGGCTGGAATGGACGGTGTCGCGTCCGCCCAAGCTCACCGACAAGCCCCTGACCGGCAGGTACCGGACCGCGTGGAACCGCAACATCCGGGGCGGGTTCTCCGTGTCACGCGCCGATGTCGCCCACCACATGCTCGCCATGGTGAACCAGCCGGACACCATCGAACAGGTCGTTGGAATCGCGAACTGA
- a CDS encoding NAD(P)H-binding protein: MILITGATGVVGRETVRLLVEGGAKVAAVTRDPHAEFPAGTQLVHPAKVPTLDGVEAILLSPRAAGPTAVDLLAHARETGAARVVVLSSVTVQYPAGHARFRQQFHAVEDIARGSGLDWTILRCADFAANTLAWTGQIQATGTVRGAYPHARTSTVDERDIAAVAALALTHPQHRGQTYLLTGEHSLSQPEKVAALGAALDRTLSFVEAAPDEIRRGMLAAGLPDEVPDRLLGSLADYAREAGPTTDTVRRLLGRPARTYATWARDHRAAFTTGGSR; this comes from the coding sequence ATGATCCTGATTACCGGGGCCACCGGCGTCGTCGGCCGGGAAACCGTCCGCCTCCTGGTCGAGGGGGGAGCGAAAGTCGCCGCTGTCACCCGCGACCCGCACGCCGAATTCCCCGCGGGTACACAGCTCGTCCACCCCGCGAAGGTTCCCACCCTCGACGGCGTGGAAGCCATCCTGCTCAGCCCGCGTGCCGCCGGTCCCACCGCTGTCGACCTGTTGGCCCACGCCCGCGAAACGGGCGCGGCAAGAGTGGTCGTACTGTCCTCCGTGACCGTGCAGTACCCGGCCGGGCACGCACGCTTCCGGCAGCAGTTCCACGCGGTCGAGGACATCGCCCGGGGGAGCGGCCTGGACTGGACGATCCTCCGCTGCGCCGATTTCGCCGCCAACACCCTGGCTTGGACAGGGCAGATCCAGGCGACCGGGACCGTACGGGGGGCGTACCCGCACGCGAGGACCTCGACCGTCGACGAGCGTGACATCGCCGCGGTGGCCGCCCTCGCCCTGACCCACCCGCAGCACCGCGGTCAGACGTACCTGCTCACCGGAGAGCACTCGCTGAGCCAACCGGAGAAGGTCGCCGCGCTCGGCGCGGCGCTCGACCGGACCCTGTCGTTCGTCGAGGCCGCACCGGACGAGATCCGCCGCGGCATGCTCGCCGCCGGTCTGCCCGACGAGGTACCCGACCGGCTGCTCGGCTCGCTGGCCGACTACGCCCGCGAGGCCGGGCCCACCACCGACACCGTGCGGCGGCTGCTGGGCCGCCCGGCACGCACGTACGCCACCTGGGCGCGAGACCACCGTGCCGCCTTCACCACAGGAGGATCCCGATGA
- a CDS encoding RNA polymerase sigma-70 factor yields the protein MGKVEEFEELRPLLFSIAYRILGSVGEAEDAVQETWLRYDASRTRPVSAKAFLSATVTRIAIDVLRSARVRREEYVGPWLPEPLLDDPYEDPARAAELADSVSMAALLLLERLSPLERSVFVLREVFAFGFDEIAAAVGRSEAACRQLLVRARRHMHEGRPRFEADRQDRQELARRFFEALTQGDVDGLQSLLSADVQLVGDGGGKAPQLARAVVGAENVARLLATVYPLMARIDITFEPHEVNGQPGALFRDRDGKILHILALDTLDGQIQTIRAVINPDKLGHLGPVADAWAVDQEVKRTRKTQ from the coding sequence GTGGGCAAGGTCGAGGAGTTCGAGGAGCTGCGGCCGCTGCTGTTCTCGATCGCGTACCGGATCCTGGGCAGCGTGGGCGAGGCGGAGGACGCGGTGCAGGAGACCTGGCTCCGCTACGACGCCTCGAGAACCCGGCCCGTGTCGGCCAAGGCGTTCTTGTCAGCCACGGTGACCCGGATCGCGATCGACGTGCTGCGCTCCGCCCGGGTGCGGCGGGAGGAGTACGTCGGACCGTGGCTGCCCGAGCCGCTGCTGGACGATCCGTACGAGGACCCGGCCCGCGCGGCGGAGCTGGCCGACTCGGTGTCGATGGCGGCGCTGCTGCTCCTGGAGCGGCTCAGTCCGCTGGAGCGGTCGGTGTTCGTGCTGCGGGAGGTCTTCGCCTTCGGCTTCGACGAGATCGCCGCCGCGGTGGGGCGCTCGGAGGCGGCGTGCCGGCAGCTGCTCGTACGGGCACGCCGCCACATGCACGAGGGACGGCCCCGGTTCGAAGCGGACCGCCAGGATCGGCAGGAGCTGGCGAGGCGGTTCTTCGAGGCACTGACGCAGGGTGACGTGGACGGACTGCAGAGTCTGCTGTCGGCCGACGTCCAGCTCGTCGGGGACGGCGGTGGCAAGGCACCGCAGCTGGCCAGGGCCGTCGTCGGCGCCGAGAACGTGGCCAGGCTGCTCGCCACCGTCTACCCGCTCATGGCCCGGATCGACATCACGTTCGAACCGCACGAGGTCAACGGGCAGCCGGGCGCGCTCTTCCGCGACCGCGACGGCAAGATCCTCCACATCCTCGCCCTCGACACACTCGACGGGCAGATCCAGACGATCCGCGCGGTCATCAACCCCGACAAGCTCGGCCACCTCGGCCCGGTCGCCGACGCCTGGGCCGTCGACCAGGAAGTGAAGCGGACCCGTAAAACCCAGTGA
- a CDS encoding carboxymuconolactone decarboxylase family protein has product MDARLNYFANPAAGKALKYFMSVGRELKESPLPATTQELVALRVSQINGCAVCIDMHTKEAAAVGETPVRLNLIAAWREATVFTAAERAALELAEQGTRVADAATGVSDEVWARAAQHYDEEQLTALVLLVSFMNTVNRLNIITQQPAGDYQVG; this is encoded by the coding sequence ATGGACGCGCGATTGAACTACTTCGCCAACCCGGCCGCCGGCAAGGCCCTCAAGTACTTCATGTCGGTCGGCCGGGAGCTGAAGGAATCGCCGCTGCCAGCTACGACGCAGGAGTTGGTGGCGCTGCGCGTGAGCCAGATCAACGGCTGCGCGGTCTGCATCGACATGCACACCAAGGAAGCCGCCGCGGTCGGCGAGACCCCGGTGCGGCTGAACCTGATCGCGGCCTGGCGGGAAGCGACGGTCTTCACCGCGGCCGAGCGCGCCGCACTGGAGCTGGCGGAGCAGGGAACCCGGGTCGCGGACGCGGCCACCGGGGTCAGCGACGAGGTGTGGGCGCGTGCCGCTCAGCACTATGACGAGGAGCAGCTCACGGCCCTCGTGCTGCTGGTCTCGTTCATGAACACGGTGAACCGGCTGAACATCATCACCCAGCAGCCGGCCGGCGACTACCAGGTCGGCTAG
- a CDS encoding DoxX family protein, protein MNVALWITAGVLAAVCLVGSSKMFVPQEKLAAMGSSAQWVLEFSPGALKAIGAVELLAAVGLILPAVLDIAPVLVPLAATGLVLLFACALTMRLRRGEKATIAGDLIYLALAAFVAWGRFGPESFTG, encoded by the coding sequence ATGAACGTCGCGCTGTGGATCACCGCTGGAGTGCTCGCCGCTGTCTGCCTGGTGGGCAGCTCCAAGATGTTCGTGCCGCAGGAGAAGCTGGCCGCGATGGGCTCCTCTGCGCAGTGGGTCCTGGAGTTCAGCCCCGGTGCTCTCAAGGCCATCGGCGCCGTCGAGCTGCTGGCTGCGGTCGGCCTGATTCTGCCCGCGGTGCTCGACATCGCGCCGGTGCTGGTGCCGCTGGCCGCCACCGGACTTGTTCTGCTGTTTGCCTGCGCGCTCACCATGCGTCTGCGCCGTGGCGAGAAGGCCACGATCGCCGGCGACCTGATCTATCTCGCCCTGGCTGCCTTCGTCGCATGGGGCCGTTTCGGTCCCGAGTCCTTCACCGGCTGA
- a CDS encoding NAD(P)/FAD-dependent oxidoreductase, protein MAENTEVVVIGGGYAGVMAANRLTQRDDVTVTLINARPDFVERIRLHQLAGGTHAAVNDYRKVLGERVRLVVDTVTRIDATRRRVELASGDTAGYDYLIYAVGSGSADPGVPGAAELAHPIATFEEARRLRSVLDAAPATAPVTVVGAGPTGIETAAELAEAGRTVTLVCGGPLGPYLHPNGRSSVAERLAGLGVTVLQGPGTKVTEVTGDTVRLGDGRELPSEVTIWTAGFGVPDLAARSGLSTDTLGRLLTDETLTSIDDERIVAAGDSAAPSDMPFRMSCQAAGPLGAHAADTVLSRIASKLPAPIDLGFAGQCISLGRRAGIFQFAHKDDTAKRLHLGGRTGAKVKELVCRHTIKQLVNEARKPGSHTWAKGEQGRRLLRAQRRETAATAEQSA, encoded by the coding sequence ATGGCTGAGAACACCGAAGTCGTCGTGATCGGCGGCGGATACGCCGGGGTCATGGCGGCCAACCGGCTGACACAGCGCGACGACGTGACCGTGACGCTGATCAACGCCCGCCCGGACTTCGTCGAGCGGATCCGACTGCACCAGCTGGCGGGCGGGACGCACGCGGCCGTCAACGACTACCGGAAGGTCCTGGGCGAGCGCGTCCGACTAGTGGTCGACACCGTGACCCGGATCGACGCGACGAGGCGCCGGGTGGAGCTGGCGAGCGGCGACACGGCCGGTTACGACTACCTGATCTACGCGGTGGGCAGCGGCAGCGCCGATCCGGGCGTACCCGGAGCCGCCGAGTTGGCCCACCCGATTGCCACGTTCGAGGAGGCGCGGCGCCTGCGGTCGGTCCTCGACGCCGCTCCCGCCACCGCCCCTGTGACGGTGGTCGGAGCCGGTCCGACCGGCATCGAGACCGCCGCCGAACTGGCGGAGGCGGGCCGCACCGTGACCCTGGTCTGCGGCGGTCCGCTCGGGCCCTACCTGCACCCGAACGGCCGCAGCTCGGTCGCCGAGCGGCTGGCCGGCCTCGGGGTGACCGTGCTGCAGGGCCCCGGCACGAAGGTCACGGAGGTGACCGGCGACACCGTGCGGCTCGGCGACGGCCGTGAGCTGCCGAGCGAGGTCACCATCTGGACCGCCGGTTTCGGCGTGCCGGACCTGGCTGCCCGCAGCGGGCTCAGCACCGACACCCTGGGCCGCCTGCTCACCGACGAGACCCTGACGAGCATCGACGACGAGCGGATCGTCGCCGCCGGGGACTCGGCGGCGCCGTCGGACATGCCGTTCCGGATGAGCTGCCAGGCCGCGGGCCCGCTCGGCGCGCACGCCGCCGACACGGTGCTCAGCCGCATCGCGAGCAAGCTTCCCGCACCGATCGACCTGGGGTTCGCCGGCCAGTGCATCAGCCTGGGGCGCCGCGCGGGCATTTTCCAGTTCGCCCACAAGGACGACACCGCCAAGCGGCTCCACCTCGGCGGCCGAACAGGCGCGAAGGTGAAGGAACTCGTCTGCAGGCACACCATCAAGCAACTGGTGAACGAGGCACGCAAGCCCGGCTCCCACACCTGGGCCAAGGGCGAGCAGGGCCGCCGACTGCTGCGGGCCCAGCGCCGCGAGACGGCGGCCACCGCCGAGCAGTCCGCCTGA
- a CDS encoding nuclear transport factor 2 family protein, translating into MGDMRAIADRVEIEALRAELTDAVMMRDFDRAVSLFTPEGAMRWPHIDKEFVGRGEIRAGIEWGQSLWEFFVQNVHPGVIRLDGDTAAGRAYIQEFGRMRDGSSHLNYALYQDRYERTVDGWKFSERIYEVRYLDSTPLRGSAPQRLGLS; encoded by the coding sequence ATGGGCGACATGCGGGCCATCGCCGATCGCGTCGAGATAGAGGCGCTGCGAGCCGAGCTCACGGACGCGGTGATGATGCGTGACTTCGACCGCGCCGTCTCGCTGTTCACGCCCGAGGGCGCCATGCGCTGGCCGCACATCGACAAGGAGTTCGTCGGCCGCGGGGAGATCCGCGCGGGGATCGAGTGGGGCCAGTCGCTCTGGGAGTTCTTCGTGCAGAACGTCCACCCGGGCGTCATCCGGCTGGACGGCGACACCGCGGCCGGCCGGGCGTACATCCAGGAGTTCGGACGGATGCGCGACGGCAGCTCGCACCTGAACTACGCCCTGTACCAGGACCGTTACGAGCGAACCGTCGACGGCTGGAAGTTCAGCGAACGCATCTACGAGGTCCGGTACCTGGACTCCACCCCGCTCCGCGGCTCGGCGCCGCAGCGCCTCGGCCTCAGCTGA
- a CDS encoding LysR family transcriptional regulator: protein MELRDIEIFLTLAEELHFGRTAERLHVSQARVSQAIAKQERRLGVVLFDRTSRRVALTPVGRRLREDLQQAVDLLREGLARAEAAGAGTRQTLRLGVFGHAGHELRPLIEAFRSRHPGSDVQFGEINGSDPFTALRTGEHDAHVLWLPVAEPDLTVGPTVLTGGRVLAVAADHPLAERGTASLEDLGDNHVVDLGPGAPEYWVTAMVPTRTPLGRRIPRGPAARTFHEVLSLVASGQCVHPLGEIAARYNRPPGIVFLPLHDAPTMHWALTWRSTADGPTLHALAQTAADLGPISM, encoded by the coding sequence ATGGAGCTGCGTGACATCGAGATCTTCCTGACCTTGGCCGAGGAACTGCACTTCGGCCGCACCGCGGAGCGGCTTCATGTGTCCCAGGCCCGCGTCAGCCAGGCCATCGCCAAGCAGGAACGGCGCCTCGGCGTCGTCCTGTTCGACCGCACCAGCCGGCGCGTCGCCCTGACCCCGGTCGGCCGGCGTCTGCGCGAGGACCTCCAGCAAGCCGTCGACCTTCTCCGGGAAGGGCTCGCCCGCGCCGAAGCGGCCGGCGCGGGGACGAGGCAGACTCTGCGCCTGGGTGTGTTCGGCCATGCCGGCCACGAACTGCGCCCCCTCATCGAGGCCTTCCGCTCCCGCCACCCCGGCAGCGATGTCCAGTTCGGCGAGATCAACGGCAGCGACCCGTTCACCGCTCTGCGCACCGGAGAGCACGACGCGCACGTGCTCTGGCTTCCGGTGGCCGAACCGGACCTCACGGTCGGCCCGACCGTGCTGACCGGAGGCCGCGTGCTCGCCGTGGCGGCAGACCATCCGCTGGCCGAGCGCGGCACCGCGTCCCTGGAAGACCTCGGTGACAACCATGTCGTCGACCTCGGCCCCGGCGCCCCCGAGTACTGGGTCACGGCCATGGTCCCCACGCGTACGCCGCTCGGCCGCCGAATCCCGCGCGGGCCCGCCGCGCGGACCTTCCACGAGGTTCTCTCCCTGGTCGCCTCCGGACAGTGCGTCCACCCGCTGGGCGAGATCGCCGCCCGCTACAACCGTCCCCCCGGCATCGTCTTCCTCCCCCTTCACGATGCCCCCACCATGCACTGGGCCCTCACGTGGCGATCCACCGCCGACGGCCCCACCCTCCACGCCCTGGCCCAAACCGCCGCCGACCTCGGCCCCATCTCCATGTGA
- a CDS encoding Lrp/AsnC family transcriptional regulator, whose product MTESLDVTDWAILAEVQRDGRIPFTELARRVNLSASATKERVRRLEEAGVITGYRAEVNPERTGYPVMAVVRLKYPGPGTRHQPLRRLLEERSEILECLRTTGDDCYVMKVVATSMAHLEEIVDELAEFGSTTTNLVLSRTLPLRGPGVLRVNTVR is encoded by the coding sequence ATGACCGAGAGTCTCGACGTGACGGACTGGGCGATCCTGGCAGAAGTCCAACGGGACGGCCGGATCCCGTTCACCGAGCTGGCACGGCGGGTGAACCTGAGCGCGTCGGCGACCAAGGAGCGGGTGCGTCGGCTCGAGGAGGCCGGGGTGATCACTGGGTACCGGGCGGAGGTGAACCCGGAGCGGACCGGTTACCCGGTGATGGCGGTGGTCCGGCTCAAGTACCCGGGGCCGGGAACCCGGCACCAGCCGCTGCGCCGGCTGCTGGAGGAGCGCTCGGAGATCCTCGAGTGCCTTCGCACCACCGGAGACGACTGCTACGTCATGAAGGTGGTGGCCACGTCGATGGCCCACCTGGAGGAGATCGTTGACGAGCTGGCCGAGTTCGGGAGCACCACCACCAACCTCGTCCTCAGCCGGACGCTCCCGTTGCGCGGTCCGGGGGTGCTTCGGGTGAACACCGTCAGGTAG
- a CDS encoding nucleoside deaminase: MTTPDDHTLLRQAISLAAKARTSGNPPFGSLLAGPDGTILAEEHNTTLTDNDVTAHPELKLARWAARELDAQTAAGTTMYTSCQPCGMCNAVIQWAGLRRVVFALSNEQLLDIRPGSSRPPVPQDGPALLDEVRAAVEPYYR, from the coding sequence ATCACCACACCCGACGACCACACCCTCCTCCGACAGGCCATCTCTCTCGCGGCCAAGGCACGCACGAGCGGCAACCCGCCCTTTGGATCTCTGTTGGCAGGACCGGACGGGACGATCCTGGCCGAGGAGCACAACACCACCCTCACCGACAACGACGTCACCGCACACCCGGAACTCAAACTGGCGAGGTGGGCCGCAAGAGAACTCGACGCGCAGACGGCGGCAGGCACCACCATGTACACCAGCTGCCAGCCGTGCGGGATGTGCAATGCCGTCATCCAATGGGCAGGACTGCGGCGAGTGGTGTTCGCCCTGTCCAACGAACAGCTCCTGGACATCAGGCCGGGCAGCAGCCGACCGCCCGTGCCGCAGGACGGCCCCGCGCTGCTCGACGAGGTACGGGCCGCGGTCGAGCCCTACTACCGCTGA
- a CDS encoding 3-hydroxybutyryl-CoA dehydrogenase: protein MTTISRVGVLGCGLMGSGIAETVARSGLDVLVVEVSLSAVEAGRRRIEDSLSKAARRGGLTDDERDRALAQLSFSTDLGDLADRELVIEAAVEDRGLKCALFKDVDKVLAGTGAILASNTSSIPLTDLATATGRPDLVIGLHFFNPAPVQALVEIIPALTTSTDTLDRTRRFAVEQLGKTAVQAPDRAGFIVNALLLPYLLSAVRMVQAGTATAEDIDHGMELGCAHPMGPLRLLDLIGLDTAQAIAASLYEEHAEPLYAPPPLLRRMVAAGHLGRKSGRGFYAYPAA from the coding sequence ATGACGACCATCTCCCGGGTCGGCGTCCTCGGCTGCGGCCTCATGGGCTCGGGCATCGCCGAAACCGTGGCCCGCAGCGGACTGGACGTGCTGGTGGTCGAGGTCAGCCTGTCGGCCGTCGAGGCCGGGCGCCGCCGCATCGAGGACTCCCTGAGCAAGGCTGCACGCCGGGGCGGACTCACGGACGACGAGCGCGACCGTGCCCTCGCCCAGCTGTCCTTCTCCACGGACCTCGGCGACCTCGCCGACCGCGAACTCGTCATCGAGGCCGCGGTGGAGGACCGCGGCCTGAAGTGCGCCCTCTTCAAGGACGTGGACAAGGTCCTCGCCGGCACCGGCGCGATCCTCGCCAGCAACACCTCGTCCATCCCGCTCACGGACCTCGCGACCGCCACCGGCCGACCGGACCTCGTGATCGGGCTGCACTTCTTCAACCCCGCCCCCGTACAGGCGTTGGTCGAGATCATCCCCGCCCTCACCACGAGCACCGACACCCTCGACCGCACCCGCCGCTTCGCCGTCGAGCAGCTGGGCAAGACCGCCGTCCAGGCCCCGGACCGGGCGGGATTCATCGTCAACGCCCTGCTGCTGCCGTATCTGCTCTCCGCCGTCCGCATGGTCCAGGCGGGCACGGCCACCGCCGAGGACATCGACCACGGCATGGAACTCGGCTGCGCCCACCCGATGGGCCCGCTCCGGCTGCTCGACCTCATCGGCCTCGACACGGCCCAGGCGATCGCCGCGTCCCTGTACGAGGAGCACGCCGAACCGCTGTACGCGCCCCCGCCGCTGCTGCGCCGCATGGTCGCGGCAGGGCATCTCGGCCGGAAGTCGGGGCGGGGCTTCTACGCGTACCCGGCGGCCTGA
- a CDS encoding NAD(P)/FAD-dependent oxidoreductase — protein MTDTHPGIVIVGAGQAGVQAAESLRDAGFTGPLTVIGDEPELPYQRPPLSKEYLAGKLSAGELTLRADRFYADRDIDLFIGRRVVGLDRARQRVTLDDDSELPYGHLVLATGSRPRPLPLPGSGLAGVINLRTRAEADELRRRLGEVRNVVVIGAGFIGLEFAAACRAAGLGPVVLDIAEQVMGRAVSAPTADHFAEQHQAQGTRLLMGTAPTELVGRDGQVTGVRTADGATIPADLVVTGIGVLPNAELATLAGLETDNGIVVDEHLATADPHISAIGDCAAFPAPHGAPHSDPYGAVRRIRLESVQNAADQARCLAARLTGAPRPYDALPWFWSYQGDLRLQIAGLSTGHDRTAVLGDDKDKGFSVLCFRDSALIAVESVNRPADHMAARRLLAAGVTVTPEDAAEPGFSLRGHLARAADPERRALA, from the coding sequence ATGACGGACACGCACCCCGGGATCGTGATCGTCGGTGCCGGCCAGGCGGGCGTCCAGGCCGCCGAGTCGCTGCGCGACGCGGGCTTCACCGGCCCCCTCACGGTCATCGGCGACGAACCCGAACTTCCTTACCAGCGCCCGCCGTTGTCGAAGGAGTACCTCGCCGGAAAGCTGTCGGCGGGCGAACTGACCCTCCGTGCGGACCGGTTCTACGCCGACCGTGACATCGACCTGTTCATCGGCCGCCGCGTCGTGGGCCTCGACCGGGCCCGGCAGCGGGTCACGCTCGACGACGACAGTGAACTCCCGTACGGGCACCTGGTGTTGGCGACCGGCTCCCGACCTCGTCCGCTGCCGTTGCCGGGCAGCGGGCTCGCCGGGGTGATCAACCTGCGGACCCGTGCCGAGGCCGACGAGCTGCGTCGGCGGCTGGGCGAGGTGCGGAACGTGGTGGTGATCGGCGCCGGATTCATCGGCCTGGAGTTCGCCGCCGCCTGCCGGGCCGCCGGGCTCGGCCCCGTCGTGCTCGACATCGCCGAGCAGGTGATGGGCCGCGCGGTGTCCGCACCCACCGCCGACCACTTCGCGGAGCAGCACCAGGCACAGGGCACCCGGCTCCTGATGGGCACCGCGCCCACCGAACTGGTCGGCCGGGACGGACAGGTGACCGGCGTCCGCACGGCGGACGGGGCAACGATCCCCGCCGACCTGGTGGTCACCGGCATCGGTGTCCTCCCCAACGCCGAACTCGCCACCCTGGCGGGCCTGGAGACCGACAACGGCATCGTCGTCGACGAACACCTCGCCACCGCCGACCCGCACATCTCGGCGATCGGCGACTGCGCGGCCTTCCCCGCCCCGCACGGCGCGCCGCACAGCGATCCTTACGGCGCGGTTCGGCGCATCCGGCTGGAGTCGGTCCAGAACGCCGCCGACCAGGCCCGCTGCCTGGCCGCCCGGCTCACCGGCGCGCCACGACCGTACGACGCGCTGCCCTGGTTCTGGAGCTACCAGGGCGACCTCAGGCTCCAGATCGCCGGCCTGTCGACGGGCCACGACCGGACGGCCGTGCTGGGTGACGACAAGGACAAGGGCTTCTCGGTGCTCTGCTTCCGCGACTCCGCCCTGATCGCGGTCGAGTCCGTGAACCGCCCCGCCGATCACATGGCGGCGCGGCGGCTGCTGGCGGCGGGCGTCACGGTCACCCCCGAGGATGCCGCCGAGCCCGGTTTCAGCCTGCGCGGCCATCTGGCCCGGGCGGCCGATCCGGAACGGAGGGCTCTGGCATGA
- a CDS encoding 2Fe-2S iron-sulfur cluster-binding protein, with the protein MPKVTYVQQDGTQTVLDLPPGTTVMRGAVAAGVRGIVAECGGNLMCATCHVYAAEADLFPDPTADEDELLDCTAEPRRDNSRLSCRLTLTDQVDDLVIHVPGAQT; encoded by the coding sequence ATGCCCAAGGTGACCTACGTGCAACAGGACGGCACCCAGACCGTGCTCGACCTGCCGCCCGGCACCACCGTCATGCGCGGTGCGGTGGCGGCCGGCGTCCGGGGCATCGTCGCCGAGTGCGGCGGCAACCTGATGTGCGCGACCTGCCATGTGTACGCCGCCGAAGCCGACCTCTTCCCGGACCCGACCGCCGACGAGGACGAACTCCTCGACTGCACGGCCGAGCCCCGGCGGGACAACAGCCGGCTCAGCTGCCGGCTGACCCTCACCGACCAGGTGGACGACCTGGTGATACACGTACCGGGAGCCCAGACATGA